Proteins encoded in a region of the Lepeophtheirus salmonis chromosome 6, UVic_Lsal_1.4, whole genome shotgun sequence genome:
- the LOC121119447 gene encoding uncharacterized protein — translation MIEKKLSPDGIYNIDETGLTTLQVPGKVLSTLAKKQVGATKRRTSDCLLWSQCPRTTNVFLNCTVSGAKGVAIKSVYMNSELFLKEYLPHFIKHATCSNADLVLLIQDNPRSNISIEAVTLCKGYGIIILILTPDTSHRLQLLDVSCYGPLKNYFNHSMDACQRFNHGKRVSIYVLAKLSSQPILQVLKPANILSGFRNKCICIPF, via the coding sequence atgattgaaaaaaagttatctccTGATGGAATATACAACATTGATGAAACTGGGTTGACTACTCTCCAGGTGCCTGGCAAGGTGTTGAGTACACTTGCTAAAAAGCAAGTTGGTGCAACTAAGAGGAGAACTAGTGATTGTTTATTGTGGAGTCAATGCCCAAGGACAACAAATGTCTTCTTGAATTGCACCGTGTCTGGAGCTAAAGGTGTAGCTATTAAATCTGTCTATATGAACTCTGAgctctttttgaaagaatatctACCTCATTTTATCAAGCATGCTACATGCTCAAATGCAGATCTTGTCCTTTTGATTCAGGATAATCCCCGTTCCAATATTTCTATTGAAGCTGTGACACTCTGTAAGGggtatggaattattattttgatcttgACTCCCGATACTTCACATAGACTACAGCTACTGGATGTTAGCTGCTATGGTCCActtaaaaattacttcaatCATAGCATGGACGCCTGCCAAAGATTTAATCACGGAAAAAGGGTCTCAATCTATGTGTTGGCTAAGCTTTCTAGCCAACCAATACTTCAAGTTTTAAAGCCTGCTAATATTCTATCAGGCTTTAGAAacaaatgtatatgtattcccttttaa